GCTACCGCACGTCCACCCACTCGGAAAAATTATTTAACGTCTTGCCCTTGCGCATCGATCTGGCGCGCTTCGCCTTGAGCCGCAGCCAGAAACGCGTGCTGGCAAAAAATCTCGACACCGACGTGGTGCTGCGGCCGTCTTTCATCGACGAAGAAAAGTCTGCGCTTTTCGAAAAGCACCGCGTGCGCTTTAACGAGAACGTGCCGACCTCGCTGTTCAACTTTCTCTCGCCCAATCCCGCCAAAGCTCCCTGTGCCAATCTGGAACTCTGCATTTACCAAGACAGCCAGCTGCTCGGCGTCACCTTTCTCGACATCGGCGAAAACGCAACTTCCGCGGTTTACGCGATCTTCGATCCGGCCCAAGCGAAAAGAAGCCTGGGCATTTTGATGATGCTCCATTCGATCCGCCTATCGCGCACCCAGGGCCGGCGTTACTATTATCCAGGCTACGCCTACCGCGAGCCGTTCACCTACGATTACAAGAAAAAATTCTCCGGCTTGGAATACTTGGATTGGGACGCAGGCTGGAAAATATATCCCGCCGATGCGGAAGGAGCTGAGCCATGAACGAAAAAGAAAAGAAGGCACGCGCCCTGGGGATCAATCATGTCGTGCTCGAAGTCGAC
The sequence above is a segment of the Deltaproteobacteria bacterium genome. Coding sequences within it:
- a CDS encoding arginine-tRNA-protein transferase, with product MTVAKDDEHFLCLRASPGKMDQLWSQGWRHFGIIFVRYRTSTHSEKLFNVLPLRIDLARFALSRSQKRVLAKNLDTDVVLRPSFIDEEKSALFEKHRVRFNENVPTSLFNFLSPNPAKAPCANLELCIYQDSQLLGVTFLDIGENATSAVYAIFDPAQAKRSLGILMMLHSIRLSRTQGRRYYYPGYAYREPFTYDYKKKFSGLEYLDWDAGWKIYPADAEGAEP